A genomic segment from Gossypium hirsutum isolate 1008001.06 chromosome D04, Gossypium_hirsutum_v2.1, whole genome shotgun sequence encodes:
- the LOC121216022 gene encoding uncharacterized protein — MESKQLTLKSTAQPLKDPAGLAKANEISGSETTQSSRKPKTVENVRNSRTLASKHAMQNKETVQPPKDPAGFFKNGGTSRVTASKHVMQKREKSQYPKNPLGLVKNIGTSVIPASTHSMQNKKAIHWPEDSASPVTKIETSARSPQLIQKKEKKQPSENSAGAVSGSRLATHKKVTTLDSQRQKQHISIDHIVWEGFGDDIVPLEKSCLLCDGDLANEPEYYLDMASLNPAENAVLSCGHVFHSMCLRQTITEEKCRDPPCIICASSLS; from the exons ATGGAATCAAAGCAGCTTACACTGAAGTCAACTGCCCAACCTCTCAAAGATCCAGCAGGATTGGCCAAAGCAAATGAAATTAGTGGATCGGAAACAACCCAATCTTCGCGAAAACCGAAAACGGTCGAGAATGTTCGAAACAGCAGAACGCTGGCATCAAAGCATGCCATGCAGAACAAAGAAACAGTCCAACCTCCCAAAGATCCCGCAGGCTTTTTCAAGAATGGTGGAACCAGTAGAGTTACGGCATCAAAGCATGTTATGCAGAAACGGGAAAAATCCCAATATCCCAAAAATCCTCTAGGATTGGTCAAGAACATTGGAACTAGTGTAATTCCAGCATCAACGCATAGTATGCAGAACAAGAAAGCAATCCATTGGCCAGAAGACTCTGCATCACCGGTTACGAAGATTGAAACTAGCGCTAGAAGTCCGCAGCTCAttcagaaaaaggaaaagaagcaaCCTTCCGAAAACTCTGCTGGCGCAGTGAGCGGAAGTAGGCTGGCTACACATAAAAAAGTAACAACCTTGGACAGTCAAAGACAAAAGCAACATATTAGCATTGATCATATAGTGTGGGAAG GTTTTGGTGATGACATCGTGCCGCTTGAAAAGAGCTGTCTATTATGTGACGGTGACCTTGCAAATGAACCTGAATATTATTTAGATATGGCGAGTCTCAATCCTGCAGAGAATGCTGTTCTTTCATGTGGTCATGTCTTTCATAGCATGTGCTTACGGCAGACAATAACTGAAGAGAAGTGTAGAGATCCGCCTTGCATAATATGTGCCAGTAGTTTATCTTAA